A section of the Candidatus Legionella polyplacis genome encodes:
- the thiL gene encoding thiamine-phosphate kinase, translating into MHLLVSTDTLVLNTHFVASWDPYDIAYKAVVVNMSDIIAMAGKPCWISLALTMPNLDLNWIKRFSNGLYNVLKKYNIVLVGGNVARGFLSITITIHGLVPKNKALYRNGAKYRDLIYVSGKLGIPYMVGKYLKKKHISKEDKDILFRKIKNPIPKLELITFLQNYASAAIDISDGLIADLNHICNASNTGACLIESFIPIHPLVMKYASHDAIDLALYGGDEYELCFSVKSEMERFFLDSLKKHNLVCYKIGTIENQLGLRVVTNNKIKFIKSFGYKHFY; encoded by the coding sequence ATGCATTTATTAGTAAGTACTGATACGTTAGTTTTAAATACTCATTTTGTTGCTTCTTGGGATCCTTATGATATTGCTTATAAGGCGGTAGTAGTTAATATGAGTGATATTATAGCTATGGCAGGAAAGCCTTGTTGGATAAGTTTAGCATTAACTATGCCTAATTTAGATTTAAATTGGATTAAACGTTTTTCAAATGGGCTTTATAATGTGTTAAAGAAATACAATATTGTTTTAGTAGGAGGAAATGTTGCTCGTGGCTTTTTGTCTATAACAATTACTATACATGGTTTGGTTCCTAAAAATAAAGCGTTATATCGTAATGGAGCCAAATACAGGGATCTGATATATGTTAGTGGAAAATTAGGAATTCCTTATATGGTAGGAAAATATTTAAAAAAAAAACATATTTCAAAAGAAGATAAAGATATTTTATTTAGAAAAATAAAAAATCCTATTCCTAAATTAGAGTTAATAACCTTTTTGCAAAATTATGCTTCTGCAGCTATTGATATTTCAGATGGATTGATTGCTGATTTAAATCATATTTGTAATGCTAGCAATACAGGAGCTTGCTTAATAGAGTCTTTTATTCCAATTCATCCTTTGGTAATGAAGTATGCTAGTCATGATGCAATTGATTTAGCGTTATACGGAGGAGATGAATATGAATTATGTTTTTCTGTAAAATCGGAAATGGAAAGATTTTTTTTAGATTCATTAAAAAAACATAATCTTGTTTGTTATAAGATTGGTACTATTGAAAATCAATTAGGATTACGTGTTGTTACAAATAACAAAATAAAATTTATTAAATCTTTTGGATATAAACATTTCTATTAA